In Quercus robur chromosome 11, dhQueRobu3.1, whole genome shotgun sequence, the following proteins share a genomic window:
- the LOC126706118 gene encoding UDP-glycosyltransferase 43-like, with amino-acid sequence MTKFEVVLIATPGFGNLVPIVEFAQRIIDHDHRFSATILIINMPGRPLLDLYIQSRVATSTTNIRFVHLPTADFPSSDHSKIFIAHVTSLIEKHKHHIKEAITKLMAPELDSDDSESNSVPQLAGLFVDMFCSSIIDVAKELDIPCYLYFASPASFLSFILHLPVLDTQTQLTTEFAESDTKLVIPGFVDPVPLSVFPPVAFTEDGYSCYMYHALRYTQTKGIVINTLQELESHALNSFSTSQMPRVYPIGPVLDLVGSAQWHPDRAHHESIIRWLEDQPSSSVVFLCFGSMGCLDEPQVREIAHGLERARFRFLWSLREPPRVLLDQPDEYTNIEEVLPNGFLDRTSEIGLVCGWISQVSILAHKAIGGFVSHCGWNSILESLWHGVPIATWPIYAEQQLNAFKMVKELGLAVEISLDYRRGSNKLVLAEEIERGIKCLMDGDGEVRKKVKEMSINARMAVMENGSSYTSLGTLIEELANNI; translated from the coding sequence atgacCAAATTCGAGGTTGTGCTCATCGCAACCCCTGGGTTTGGAAACCTTGTTCCCATTGTCGAGTTTGCTCAACGCATAATCGACCACGACCATCGATTTTCAGCCACAATACTCATCATCAACATGCCCGGGAGACCACTTCTCGACCTCTACATCCAATCACGCGTCGCCACGTCAACCACGAATATCCGATTTGTCCATCTCCCTACGGCAGACTTTCCCTCATCTGATCACTCCAAAATTTTCATAGCCCATGTAACCTCACTCATTGAAAAGCATAAACACCATATAAAAGAAGCAATCACAAAGCTCATGGCACCCGAGTTGGATTCAGACGACTCAGAGTCCAACTCAGTCCCACAACTTGCCGGGTTATTCGTTGACATGTTTTGTAGTTCAATCATTGACGTTGCTAAAGAGCTTGACATCCCTTGTTACCTTTACTTTGCCTCTCCAGCTTCGTTTCTTAGCTTTATTCTTCATCTTCCTGTCCTAGACACCCAAACCCAACTCACCACTGAGTTCGCTGAGTCAGATACTAAGTTGGTCATCCCGGGTTTTGTTGACCCGGTTCCCCTAAGTGTGTTTCCTCCAGTAGCGTTTACAGAAGATGGGTACTCCTGCTATATGTACCATGCACTTAGGTACACACAAACAAAGGGTATTGTTATAAATACACTTCAAGAGCTTGAGTCTCATGCCCTTAACTCGTTCTCCACGAGTCAAATGCCACGAGTTTATCCAATTGGGCCTGTTCTTGACCTTGTTGGATCAGCCCAATGGCACCCAGATCGAGCCCACCATGAAAGTATTATAAGGTGGCTCGAGGACCAACCTTCATCATCGGTGGTGTTCTTATGCTTTGGTAGTATGGGATGTCTTGATGAACCCCAAGTAAGAGAAATAGCCCACGGGCTTGAACGGGCCAGGTTTCGATTCTTGTGGTCATTGCGTGAGCCGCCTAGAGTCCTATTAGATCAGCCGGATGAATACACGAATATCGAGGAAGTTTTGCCCAATGGGTTCTTGGATCGAACGAGTGAGATTGGTTTGGTGTGTGGGTGGATTTCACAGGTTTCAATCTTGGCCCACAAGGCAATTGGAGGATTCGTGTCGCATTGTGGTTGGAACTCAATTTTGGAGAGCTTGTGGCATGGTGTTCCAATTGCAACATGGCCAATCTACGCTGAGCAACAGTTGAATGCCTTTAAAATGGTGAAAGAATTGGGATTAGCAGTGGAGATAAGCTTAGATTATAGGAGGGGAAGCAATAAATTGGTGTTGGCAGAGGAGATAGAAAGAGGAATCAAGTGTCTTATGGATGGTGATGGTGAGGTGAGGAAAAAAGTGAAGGAGATGAGCATAAACGCTAGGATGGCTGTGATGGAAAATGGATCATCATATACGTCACTGGGAACTTTGATTGAGGAATTAGCAAACAATATTTAA